Proteins from one Chiloscyllium punctatum isolate Juve2018m chromosome 4, sChiPun1.3, whole genome shotgun sequence genomic window:
- the pax9 gene encoding paired box protein Pax-9 isoform X2 has protein sequence MLCFEMQNRTTSPEEKGSIFTLYMFFCNFEEPAFGEVNQLGGVFVNGRPLPNAIRLRIVELAQLGIRPCDISRQLRVSHGCVSKILARYNETGSILPGAIGGSKPRVTTPTVVKHIRAYKQRDPGIFAWEIRDRLLADGVCDKYNVPSVSSISRILRNKIGNLSQQNNYESSKTPAHPSPQSALQYNAIYSYSSPITTAGAKMPTSPGVPAIPGHVGIHRTWPSSHSVSDILGIRAIIEQQGAIPISDSSSYPTKVEEWNSINRSHFQSSNQAAVNGLDKSPLEQEVKYTQGPNGLPTASSFVSVPSMAPYPPPTQVSPYMTYSAAASSYMATHGWQHASGSTLPTHSCDLPTPLPFKSVQATREEDTKSTSPPSKSTGSYAGSQGQIQLGYKVSYLKT, from the exons ATGCTGTGCTTTGAAATGCAGAACCGAACCACCTCTCccgaggaaaagggaagcatttTTACTCTATACATGTTCTTCTGTAACTTCGAAG AACCAGCATTTGGAGAAGTAAACCAGTTAGGAGGAGTATTTGTCAATGGCAGACCACTGCCTAATGCCATTAGACTGCGGATAGTCGAACTGGCCCAACTGGGGATTCGACCCTGCGATATCAGTAGACAGCTCAGAGTTTCACACGGTTGTGTCAGTAAAATTCTGGCTCGGTACAACGAGACCGGTTCCATATTGCCCGGTGCGATCGGAGGCAGCAAACCCAGGGTGACGACCCCCACAGTGGTCAAACACATCCGAGCGTACAAACAGAGGGACCCAGGGATTTTTGCGTGGGAGATCCGAGACAGACTCTTGGCTGATGGAGTCTGCGATAAATACAACGTCCCTTCGGTGAGCTCCATCAGCAGAATCCTACGCAACAAGATCGGAAACTTGTCGCAGCAGAACAATTACGAATCGAGTAAAACTCCAGCGCATCCGTCTCCGCAGTCGGCTCTCCAGTACAATGCAATTTATTCGTATTCGAGTCCCATCACAACAGCCGGAGCTAAAATGCCAACGTCGCCCGGTGTGCCCGCAATCCCAGGACACGTGGGAATTCACAGGACCTGGCCTtcatcacactctgtctctgacatCCTGGGGATTAGGGCAATCATCGAGCAGCAAG GTGCTATTCCCATTAGTGACAGTTCTTCCTATCCTACTAAAGTGGAGGAGTGGAACAGTATAAACAGGAGCCACTTCCAGTCCTCAAACCAGGCTGCAGTGAATGGACTGGACAAGTCCCCATTGGAGCAGGAAGTCAAGTACACTCAG GGTCCTAATGGTCTGCCTACAGCTAGCAGCTTTGTGTCTGTTCCAAGTATGGCTCCTTACCCTCCACCTACACAAGTATCTCCCTATATGACATATAGTGCAGCTGCCTCCAGTTACATGGCAACCCACGGCTGGCAACATGCAAGTGGCAGCACACTACCAACTCACAGTTGTGACCTTCCCACACCATTGCCATTCAAAAGTGTTCAAGCAACCAGAGAAG AGGATACAAAGTCAACCAGCCCTCCAAGTAAATCTACAGGATCCTATGCAGGCTCACAGGGTCAAATACAGCTAGGGTATAAAGTTAGTTATTTGAAGACCTGA
- the pax9 gene encoding paired box protein Pax-9 isoform X1 — translation MLCFEMQNRTTSPEEKGSIFTLYMFFCNFEEPAFGEVNQLGGVFVNGRPLPNAIRLRIVELAQLGIRPCDISRQLRVSHGCVSKILARYNETGSILPGAIGGSKPRVTTPTVVKHIRAYKQRDPGIFAWEIRDRLLADGVCDKYNVPSVSSISRILRNKIGNLSQQNNYESSKTPAHPSPQSALQYNAIYSYSSPITTAGAKMPTSPGVPAIPGHVGIHRTWPSSHSVSDILGIRAIIEQQGAIPISDSSSYPTKVEEWNSINRSHFQSSNQAAVNGLDKSPLEQEVKYTQGPNGLPTASSFVSVPSMAPYPPPTQVSPYMTYSAAASSYMATHGWQHASGSTLPTHSCDLPTPLPFKSVQATREAEDTKSTSPPSKSTGSYAGSQGQIQLGYKVSYLKT, via the exons ATGCTGTGCTTTGAAATGCAGAACCGAACCACCTCTCccgaggaaaagggaagcatttTTACTCTATACATGTTCTTCTGTAACTTCGAAG AACCAGCATTTGGAGAAGTAAACCAGTTAGGAGGAGTATTTGTCAATGGCAGACCACTGCCTAATGCCATTAGACTGCGGATAGTCGAACTGGCCCAACTGGGGATTCGACCCTGCGATATCAGTAGACAGCTCAGAGTTTCACACGGTTGTGTCAGTAAAATTCTGGCTCGGTACAACGAGACCGGTTCCATATTGCCCGGTGCGATCGGAGGCAGCAAACCCAGGGTGACGACCCCCACAGTGGTCAAACACATCCGAGCGTACAAACAGAGGGACCCAGGGATTTTTGCGTGGGAGATCCGAGACAGACTCTTGGCTGATGGAGTCTGCGATAAATACAACGTCCCTTCGGTGAGCTCCATCAGCAGAATCCTACGCAACAAGATCGGAAACTTGTCGCAGCAGAACAATTACGAATCGAGTAAAACTCCAGCGCATCCGTCTCCGCAGTCGGCTCTCCAGTACAATGCAATTTATTCGTATTCGAGTCCCATCACAACAGCCGGAGCTAAAATGCCAACGTCGCCCGGTGTGCCCGCAATCCCAGGACACGTGGGAATTCACAGGACCTGGCCTtcatcacactctgtctctgacatCCTGGGGATTAGGGCAATCATCGAGCAGCAAG GTGCTATTCCCATTAGTGACAGTTCTTCCTATCCTACTAAAGTGGAGGAGTGGAACAGTATAAACAGGAGCCACTTCCAGTCCTCAAACCAGGCTGCAGTGAATGGACTGGACAAGTCCCCATTGGAGCAGGAAGTCAAGTACACTCAG GGTCCTAATGGTCTGCCTACAGCTAGCAGCTTTGTGTCTGTTCCAAGTATGGCTCCTTACCCTCCACCTACACAAGTATCTCCCTATATGACATATAGTGCAGCTGCCTCCAGTTACATGGCAACCCACGGCTGGCAACATGCAAGTGGCAGCACACTACCAACTCACAGTTGTGACCTTCCCACACCATTGCCATTCAAAAGTGTTCAAGCAACCAGAGAAG CAGAGGATACAAAGTCAACCAGCCCTCCAAGTAAATCTACAGGATCCTATGCAGGCTCACAGGGTCAAATACAGCTAGGGTATAAAGTTAGTTATTTGAAGACCTGA
- the pax9 gene encoding paired box protein Pax-9 isoform X4 gives MLCFEMQNRTTSPEEKGSIFTLYMFFCNFEEPAFGEVNQLGGVFVNGRPLPNAIRLRIVELAQLGIRPCDISRQLRVSHGCVSKILARYNETGSILPGAIGGSKPRVTTPTVVKHIRAYKQRDPGIFAWEIRDRLLADGVCDKYNVPSVSSISRILRNKIGNLSQQNNYESSKTPAHPSPQSALQYNAIYSYSSPITTAGAKMPTSPGVPAIPGHVGIHRTWPSSHSVSDILGIRAIIEQQGAIPISDSSSYPTKVEEWNSINRSHFQSSNQAAVNGLDKSPLEQEVKYTQQRIQSQPALQVNLQDPMQAHRVKYS, from the exons ATGCTGTGCTTTGAAATGCAGAACCGAACCACCTCTCccgaggaaaagggaagcatttTTACTCTATACATGTTCTTCTGTAACTTCGAAG AACCAGCATTTGGAGAAGTAAACCAGTTAGGAGGAGTATTTGTCAATGGCAGACCACTGCCTAATGCCATTAGACTGCGGATAGTCGAACTGGCCCAACTGGGGATTCGACCCTGCGATATCAGTAGACAGCTCAGAGTTTCACACGGTTGTGTCAGTAAAATTCTGGCTCGGTACAACGAGACCGGTTCCATATTGCCCGGTGCGATCGGAGGCAGCAAACCCAGGGTGACGACCCCCACAGTGGTCAAACACATCCGAGCGTACAAACAGAGGGACCCAGGGATTTTTGCGTGGGAGATCCGAGACAGACTCTTGGCTGATGGAGTCTGCGATAAATACAACGTCCCTTCGGTGAGCTCCATCAGCAGAATCCTACGCAACAAGATCGGAAACTTGTCGCAGCAGAACAATTACGAATCGAGTAAAACTCCAGCGCATCCGTCTCCGCAGTCGGCTCTCCAGTACAATGCAATTTATTCGTATTCGAGTCCCATCACAACAGCCGGAGCTAAAATGCCAACGTCGCCCGGTGTGCCCGCAATCCCAGGACACGTGGGAATTCACAGGACCTGGCCTtcatcacactctgtctctgacatCCTGGGGATTAGGGCAATCATCGAGCAGCAAG GTGCTATTCCCATTAGTGACAGTTCTTCCTATCCTACTAAAGTGGAGGAGTGGAACAGTATAAACAGGAGCCACTTCCAGTCCTCAAACCAGGCTGCAGTGAATGGACTGGACAAGTCCCCATTGGAGCAGGAAGTCAAGTACACTCAG CAGAGGATACAAAGTCAACCAGCCCTCCAAGTAAATCTACAGGATCCTATGCAGGCTCACAGGGTCAAATACAGCTAG
- the pax9 gene encoding paired box protein Pax-9 isoform X3 codes for MLCFEMQNRTTSPEEKGSIFTLYMFFCNFEEPAFGEVNQLGGVFVNGRPLPNAIRLRIVELAQLGIRPCDISRQLRVSHGCVSKILARYNETGSILPGAIGGSKPRVTTPTVVKHIRAYKQRDPGIFAWEIRDRLLADGVCDKYNVPSVSSISRILRNKIGNLSQQNNYESSKTPAHPSPQSALQYNAIYSYSSPITTAGAKMPTSPGVPAIPGHVGIHRTWPSSHSVSDILGIRAIIEQQGAIPISDSSSYPTKVEEWNSINRSHFQSSNQAAVNGLDKSPLEQEVKYTQGPNGLPTASSFVSVPSMAPYPPPTQVSPYMTYSAAASSYMATHGWQHASGSTLPTHSCDLPTPLPFKSVQATREGSHSIVASAL; via the exons ATGCTGTGCTTTGAAATGCAGAACCGAACCACCTCTCccgaggaaaagggaagcatttTTACTCTATACATGTTCTTCTGTAACTTCGAAG AACCAGCATTTGGAGAAGTAAACCAGTTAGGAGGAGTATTTGTCAATGGCAGACCACTGCCTAATGCCATTAGACTGCGGATAGTCGAACTGGCCCAACTGGGGATTCGACCCTGCGATATCAGTAGACAGCTCAGAGTTTCACACGGTTGTGTCAGTAAAATTCTGGCTCGGTACAACGAGACCGGTTCCATATTGCCCGGTGCGATCGGAGGCAGCAAACCCAGGGTGACGACCCCCACAGTGGTCAAACACATCCGAGCGTACAAACAGAGGGACCCAGGGATTTTTGCGTGGGAGATCCGAGACAGACTCTTGGCTGATGGAGTCTGCGATAAATACAACGTCCCTTCGGTGAGCTCCATCAGCAGAATCCTACGCAACAAGATCGGAAACTTGTCGCAGCAGAACAATTACGAATCGAGTAAAACTCCAGCGCATCCGTCTCCGCAGTCGGCTCTCCAGTACAATGCAATTTATTCGTATTCGAGTCCCATCACAACAGCCGGAGCTAAAATGCCAACGTCGCCCGGTGTGCCCGCAATCCCAGGACACGTGGGAATTCACAGGACCTGGCCTtcatcacactctgtctctgacatCCTGGGGATTAGGGCAATCATCGAGCAGCAAG GTGCTATTCCCATTAGTGACAGTTCTTCCTATCCTACTAAAGTGGAGGAGTGGAACAGTATAAACAGGAGCCACTTCCAGTCCTCAAACCAGGCTGCAGTGAATGGACTGGACAAGTCCCCATTGGAGCAGGAAGTCAAGTACACTCAG GGTCCTAATGGTCTGCCTACAGCTAGCAGCTTTGTGTCTGTTCCAAGTATGGCTCCTTACCCTCCACCTACACAAGTATCTCCCTATATGACATATAGTGCAGCTGCCTCCAGTTACATGGCAACCCACGGCTGGCAACATGCAAGTGGCAGCACACTACCAACTCACAGTTGTGACCTTCCCACACCATTGCCATTCAAAAGTGTTCAAGCAACCAGAGAAGGTAGCCACTCCATTGTAGCCTCTGCATTGTAG
- the pax9 gene encoding paired box protein Pax-9 isoform X6 translates to MLCFEMQNRTTSPEEKGSIFTLYMFFCNFEEPAFGEVNQLGGVFVNGRPLPNAIRLRIVELAQLGIRPCDISRQLRVSHGCVSKILARYNETGSILPGAIGGSKPRVTTPTVVKHIRAYKQRDPGIFAWEIRDRLLADGVCDKYNVPSVSSISRILRNKIGNLSQQNNYESSKTPAHPSPQSALQYNAIYSYSSPITTAGAKMPTSPGVPAIPGHVGIHRTWPSSHSVSDILGIRAIIEQQGAIPISDSSSYPTKVEEWNSINRSHFQSSNQAAVNGLDKSPLEQEVKYTQAVVLGFCSLQHRKVY, encoded by the exons ATGCTGTGCTTTGAAATGCAGAACCGAACCACCTCTCccgaggaaaagggaagcatttTTACTCTATACATGTTCTTCTGTAACTTCGAAG AACCAGCATTTGGAGAAGTAAACCAGTTAGGAGGAGTATTTGTCAATGGCAGACCACTGCCTAATGCCATTAGACTGCGGATAGTCGAACTGGCCCAACTGGGGATTCGACCCTGCGATATCAGTAGACAGCTCAGAGTTTCACACGGTTGTGTCAGTAAAATTCTGGCTCGGTACAACGAGACCGGTTCCATATTGCCCGGTGCGATCGGAGGCAGCAAACCCAGGGTGACGACCCCCACAGTGGTCAAACACATCCGAGCGTACAAACAGAGGGACCCAGGGATTTTTGCGTGGGAGATCCGAGACAGACTCTTGGCTGATGGAGTCTGCGATAAATACAACGTCCCTTCGGTGAGCTCCATCAGCAGAATCCTACGCAACAAGATCGGAAACTTGTCGCAGCAGAACAATTACGAATCGAGTAAAACTCCAGCGCATCCGTCTCCGCAGTCGGCTCTCCAGTACAATGCAATTTATTCGTATTCGAGTCCCATCACAACAGCCGGAGCTAAAATGCCAACGTCGCCCGGTGTGCCCGCAATCCCAGGACACGTGGGAATTCACAGGACCTGGCCTtcatcacactctgtctctgacatCCTGGGGATTAGGGCAATCATCGAGCAGCAAG GTGCTATTCCCATTAGTGACAGTTCTTCCTATCCTACTAAAGTGGAGGAGTGGAACAGTATAAACAGGAGCCACTTCCAGTCCTCAAACCAGGCTGCAGTGAATGGACTGGACAAGTCCCCATTGGAGCAGGAAGTCAAGTACACTCAG GCTGTGGTCCTTGGATTCTGCTCTTTGCAACATCGAAAGGTATATTAA
- the pax9 gene encoding paired box protein Pax-9 isoform X5, with protein sequence MLCFEMQNRTTSPEEKGSIFTLYMFFCNFEEPAFGEVNQLGGVFVNGRPLPNAIRLRIVELAQLGIRPCDISRQLRVSHGCVSKILARYNETGSILPGAIGGSKPRVTTPTVVKHIRAYKQRDPGIFAWEIRDRLLADGVCDKYNVPSVSSISRILRNKIGNLSQQNNYESSKTPAHPSPQSALQYNAIYSYSSPITTAGAKMPTSPGVPAIPGHVGIHRTWPSSHSVSDILGIRAIIEQQGAIPISDSSSYPTKVEEWNSINRSHFQSSNQAAVNGLDKSPLEQEVKYTQRIQSQPALQVNLQDPMQAHRVKYS encoded by the exons ATGCTGTGCTTTGAAATGCAGAACCGAACCACCTCTCccgaggaaaagggaagcatttTTACTCTATACATGTTCTTCTGTAACTTCGAAG AACCAGCATTTGGAGAAGTAAACCAGTTAGGAGGAGTATTTGTCAATGGCAGACCACTGCCTAATGCCATTAGACTGCGGATAGTCGAACTGGCCCAACTGGGGATTCGACCCTGCGATATCAGTAGACAGCTCAGAGTTTCACACGGTTGTGTCAGTAAAATTCTGGCTCGGTACAACGAGACCGGTTCCATATTGCCCGGTGCGATCGGAGGCAGCAAACCCAGGGTGACGACCCCCACAGTGGTCAAACACATCCGAGCGTACAAACAGAGGGACCCAGGGATTTTTGCGTGGGAGATCCGAGACAGACTCTTGGCTGATGGAGTCTGCGATAAATACAACGTCCCTTCGGTGAGCTCCATCAGCAGAATCCTACGCAACAAGATCGGAAACTTGTCGCAGCAGAACAATTACGAATCGAGTAAAACTCCAGCGCATCCGTCTCCGCAGTCGGCTCTCCAGTACAATGCAATTTATTCGTATTCGAGTCCCATCACAACAGCCGGAGCTAAAATGCCAACGTCGCCCGGTGTGCCCGCAATCCCAGGACACGTGGGAATTCACAGGACCTGGCCTtcatcacactctgtctctgacatCCTGGGGATTAGGGCAATCATCGAGCAGCAAG GTGCTATTCCCATTAGTGACAGTTCTTCCTATCCTACTAAAGTGGAGGAGTGGAACAGTATAAACAGGAGCCACTTCCAGTCCTCAAACCAGGCTGCAGTGAATGGACTGGACAAGTCCCCATTGGAGCAGGAAGTCAAGTACACTCAG AGGATACAAAGTCAACCAGCCCTCCAAGTAAATCTACAGGATCCTATGCAGGCTCACAGGGTCAAATACAGCTAG